Proteins encoded in a region of the Solanum dulcamara chromosome 9, daSolDulc1.2, whole genome shotgun sequence genome:
- the LOC129904621 gene encoding branched-chain-amino-acid aminotransferase 2, chloroplastic-like: MAYSQSALSPLSFTPPATSLQTAPTTSSDEESADIDWDNLGFHIMQTDYMYMAKCSDDGIFRQGQLNRYGNIQLSPSAGVLNYGQGLFEGTKAYRREDGRVFLFRPQQNAIRMQIGAERMCMPSPSTDQFVEAVKQTALANKRWIPPFGKGSLYIRPLLIGTGPILGFAPAPEYTFLVYACPVGNYFKQGTAPLNLYVEEDVHRASRGGAGGVKSITNYAPVLKAMKNAKANGYSDVLYLDAVNKKYIEEVSSCNIFLVKGNVVSTPIAKGTILEGITRKSIMDIAIDLGYTVEERLVEADELISADEVFCTGTAVGVAPVGSITYKGQRIEYKISSGLSCKQYYSRLIGIQRGLIKDERDWIVEIK, from the exons ATGGCTTATTCCCAATCTGCTCTCTCTCCCCTTTCCTTTACACCACCAGCAACTTCTTTACAAACAGCTCCTACTACTAG TAGCGATGAAGAGTCTGCTGATATTGACTGGGACAAtcttggattccatataatgcAAACTGATTATATGTACATGGCTAAATGCTCTGATGATGGAATATTTAGACAAGGACAACTTAATCGTTATGGCAATATCCAATTGAGTCCATCTGCTGGAGTCTTGAACTATGGACag GGGTTGTTTGAAGGTACAAAAGCATATAGAAGAGAGGATGGAAGAGTATTTCTATTTCGCCCTCAACAGAACGCAATTAGAATGCAAATAGGCGCGGAGAGAATGTGCATGCCATCTCCTTCGACTGATCAATTTGTCGAGGCGGTTAAGCAAACGGCTCTCGCTAACAAGCGTTGG ATTCCTCCTTTTGGAAAAGGATCACTTTACATTAGGCCTCTTTTAATAGGCACTGGTCCCATTTTGGGTTTTGCCCCTGCACCTGAATACACTTTTCTTGTCTATGCCTGCCCTGTGGGGAATTATTTCAAG CAAGGAACAGCGCCATTGAATTTGTACGTAGAAGAAGACGTTCATCGTGCCTCACGTGGTGGAGCCGGCGGAGTCAAAAGCATTACCAATTATGCTCCG gTTTTAAAAGCGATGAAGAATGCAAAGGCGAATGGATATTCAGATGTACTGTATCTTGATGcagtaaataagaaatatattgaaGAAGTCTCTTCTTGCAATATTTTCCTTGTCAAAGGAAACGTAGTTTCAACTCCAATAGCCAAAGGAACTATTCTTGAAGGAATAACAAGAAAAAGCATAATGGACATTGCAATTGATCTTGGATATACG GTCGAAGAACGTTTAGTTGAAGCAGATGAATTAATTAGTGCTGATGAAGTATTCTGTACGGGAACTGCAGTTGGTGTTGCTCCTGTTGGAAGTATCACATACAAAGGCCAAAg GATTGAGTATAAAATAAGCTCAGGCTTATCGTGCAAGCAATATTATTCAAGATTAATAGGTATTCAAAGAGGTCTTATCAAGGATGAAAGGGATTGGATCGTGGAGATTAAATGA
- the LOC129903083 gene encoding transcription factor RAX3-like, with protein sequence MGRAPCCDKNNVKRGPWSPEEDAKLKSYIEQNGTGGNWIALPKKIGLKRCGKSCRLRWLNYLRPNIKHGGFSEEEDRIICSLYISIGSRWSIIAAQLPGRTDNDIKNYWNTKLKKKLFGKQRQKQGSRKGKEINSMPSISNNITNMNQNPCWPEIIPIMQQPIQFSNNDHTSIRKLLIKLGGKFSENDQLTNVVLPNSQYHIDNSSMQLMYQNHINLISSAPIDNVFSNMAAPNTDLYNMDGEASNFTAAFEHMINDNQPKLDGLEFLYEDVLIDKSASTSRGNLDWESMNPYVLPLPPIVASNDGGNFHQDVMLQEGALDELRYSMAQ encoded by the exons ATGGGGAGAGCTCCTTGTTGTGACAAAAACAATGTCAAGAGAGGGCCATGGTCACCTGAAGAAGATGCTAAGTTGAAGTCATATATTGAGCAAAATGGGACTGGTGGAAACTGGATTGCTTTGCCTAAAAAAATTG GCCTTAAGAGATGTGGAAAGAGTTGTAGGCTTAGATGGTTAAATTATTTGCGTCCAAACATCAAGCATGGAGGATTCTCAGAAGAAGAAGATAGGATTATATGCAGCCTCTACATAAGTATTGGAAGCAG ATGGTCAATAATTGCAGCACAACTCCCTGGAAGAACTGATAATGACATAAAGAATTATTGGAACACTAAGCTAAAGAAGAAGCTATTTGGAAAACAACGTCAAAAGCAAGGATCAAGAAAAGGCAAAGAAATCAACTCGATGCCATCTATTTCCAATAACATTACTAACATGAACCAAAACCCTTGTTGGCCTGAGATAATTCCCATCATGCAACAGCCAAtccaattttcaaataatgACCATACATCTATCAGAAAGCTATTAATCAAGCTTGGAGgtaaattttcagaaaatgacCAATTGACAAATGTTGTGTTACCAAATTCCCAATATCACATCGATAATTCATCGATGCAGCTAATGTATCAAAATCATATCAATTTGATCTCTTCAGCTCCAATAGACAATGTCTTCAGCAATATGGCTGCACCAAATACTGATCTATACAACATGGATGGGGAAGCTAGCAATTTTACAGCTGCATTTGAGCATATGATAAACGATAATCAACCAAAATTGGATGGTCTTGAATTTTTATACGAGGATGTACTTATCGATAAGTCTGCATCTACTTCTAGAGGAAATTTAGACTGGGAATCGATGAATCCTTATGTGCTTCCTCTTCCTCCTATTGTTGcttctaatgatggaggtaaTTTTCATCAAGATGTTATGCTTCAAGAAGGTGCACTTGATGAGCTGAGATACTCCATGGcacaataa
- the LOC129902773 gene encoding G-type lectin S-receptor-like serine/threonine-protein kinase At4g27290: MESKYFIFFLLSFCSFIPKIVSTTTNVITTNQFITDGETIVSSGGTFEMGFFSPNGSTTRYIGIWYKQILPYVQTVVWVANREKPLTNTSSVVLKVNKPGILALLNDKNETIWSTNTSRSVQNPVAMLLDSGNLVVKDANDRNPENFLWQSFNFPTDTHLPDMKLGKNFKTGLEVYLLAWKNDNDPTPGEYSLHIDPTGYPQGIIRRGARVSARAGPWNGLRWSGAPAPLQTQNSIYTFQFVFNKDEVYYSFSLINNSVLTRLVITNNGYIQRLTWVDRTKSWHLYLNIPLDTCDTYSLCGAYGSCVIDSSPVCGCLDKFVPKYPQQWEKGDWSEGCVRKTPIDCKKEHGFLKYSGIKLPDTNYSQYDRTMTLEGCRQVCSTNCSCTAYSSLDISNGDKGCLFWSGELIDIRKLSGRGQDIYIRMDSSELVSEAGSNRKKAGILAVSFSLLVAMILLGLFLYIRKKRKLKFKEDFELPQFQFSIITRATDNFSFNNQIGEGGFGLVYKGVLEEGQEIAVKRLSRTSMQGIDEFKNEVTYIAKLQHRNLVRLLGCCIQGEEKMLIYEYMPNKSLDSYIFDQTKKKLLDWSKRFDIINGIARGLLYLHQDSRLRIIHRDLKASNILLDTEMNPKISDFGMARSVAGNEMGAKTCHVVGTHGYMSPEYAIDGIFSVKSDVFSFGVLVLEIVSCKKNRGFFHQDHNLNLLGHAWKLYKEDRSLELIDEELTDSCHISQALRSIEVGLLCVQQCPEDRPNMSFVVQMLGNESLLPEAKEPGFFMERTVHDSDNSGMQTGSSNNEVTITMLNPR, translated from the exons ATGGAATCTAAATACTTCATATTTTTCCTACTGTCTTTCTGCTCTTTTATACCCAAGATTGTTTCTACTACAACAAATGTAATCACTACTAATCAGTTCATCACAGATGGTGAAACTATTGTTTCATCTGGCGGAACCTTTGAGATGGGATTTTTCAGCCCCAACGGTTCCACAACGCGATATATTGGGATATGGTACAAGCAAATTCTTCCTTATGTGCAAACAGTTGTATGGGTTGCAAACAGAGAGAAACCACTCACCAATACATCTTCAGTCGTTTTGAAGGTCAACAAGCCGGGAATACTTGCTCTTCTCAATGACAAGAATGAAACTATATGGTCTACGAACACCTCGCGATCAGTCCAAAATCCAGTTGCAATGCTTTTGGATTCTGGTAATCTTGTTGTGAAAGATGCAAATGATAGAAATCCAGAAAATTTCCTATGGCAGAGTTTCAATTTTCCAACTGATACTCACTTGCCTGATATGAAACTTGGAAAGAATTTCAAGACTGGTCTTGAAGTCTACCTTTTAGCATGGAAGAACGATAACGATCCAACTCCAGGAGAATACAGTCTCCACATTGATCCTACCGGATATCCACAGGGCATCATCAGACGTGGTGCAAGGGTATCAGCTCGAGCAGGACCATGGAATGGTTTACGGTGGAGTGGAGCACCTGCACCACTACAAACACAAAACAGCATATAtacatttcaatttgttttcaATAAAGACGAGGTTTACTatagtttttctctcattaacaacTCAGTGTTAACAAGGCTAGTCATTACTAACAATGGATATATACAACGTTTGACGTGGGTGGATAGGACAAAGAGTTGGCATCTTTACCTCAATATTCCTCTGGATACTTGTGATACATATAGCTTATGTGGTGCCTATGGGAGCTGTGTCATAGATAGTTCTCCTGTTTGTGGATGTTTGGACAAGTTTGTACCTAAGTATCCACAACAATGGGAAAAGGGAGACTGGTCAGAAGGGTGTGTTCGGAAGACACCTATTGATTGCAAAAAGGAACATGGATTTCTAAAATATTCTGGAATCAAGTTGCCAGATACTAACTACTCTCAGTACGATAGGACCATGACACTCGAAGGATGTAGGCAAGTATGCTCGACGAACTGTTCTTGCACAGCTTATTCGAGCCTAGATATAAGCAATGGAGATAAAGGTTGCTTGTTTTGGTCTGGGGAGTTGATTGATATCAGAAAGCTCTCTGGAAGAGGACAAGATATTTACATCAGAATGGATTCTTCAGAGCTAG TATCTGAGGCAGGTTCAAACAGAAAGAAGGCAGGGATACTCGCGGTGAGTTTCTCATTGTTAGTGGCAATGATTCTGCTAGGTCTGTTCTTGTACATACGAAAAAAGAGGAAACTAAAATTCAAAGAAGATTTTGAGCTGCCACAGTTTCAATTTTCGATAATAACAAGAGCCACAGATAACTTTTCGTTCAACAACCAGATTGGAGAGGGTGGATTTGGACTTGTTTATAAG GGAGTGCTGGAGGAGGGACAAGAAATAGCTGTGAAGAGATTGTCAAGGACTTCCATGCAAGGAATTGATGAATTCAAGAATGAAGTTACCTATATTGCCAAGCTTCAGCATAGAAATCTTGTGAGACTTCTGGGTTGCTGCATTCAAGGGGAAGAAAAGATGTTGATCTATGAATACATGCCTAATAAAAGCCTGGACTCATACATATTTG ATCAAACAAAGAAAAAGTTACTTGATTGGTCAAAGCGTTTCGATATCATAAATGGAATTGCTCGAGGCTTATTGTATCTCCATCAAGATTCTAGACTACGGATTATCCATAGAGACCTTAAAGCAAGCAATATTTTGTTAGATACAGAAATGAACCCAAAGATATCAGACTTTGGCATGGCTCGAAGTGTTGCAGGAAATGAAATGGGAGCAAAAACATGCCATGTGGTTGGGACACA TGGCTACATGTCCCCGGAATATGCAATAGATGGGATCTTCTCGGTAAAATCAGATGTGTTTAGCTTTGGCGTATTGGTGTTAGAGATTGTGAGTTGCAAGAAAAATAGAGGATTTTTCCATCAAGATCACAACCTAAACCTTCTCGGTCAC GCATGGAAGCTTTACAAAGAAGATAGATCCTTGGAACTAATAGATGAGGAGCTAACTGATTCTTGCCATATTTCTCAAGCTTTAAGGTCAATTGAAGTGGGACTATTATGTGTGCAACAATGTCCTGAAGATAGACCAAACATGTCTTTTGTGGTTCAGATGTTAGGTAATGAGAGTTTACTGCCTGAAGCAAAAGAACCAGGATTTTTCATGGAAAGAACAGTACATGATTCAGATAACTCAGGAATGCAGACAGGAAGTTCAAACAATGAAGTAACAATCACAATGTTAAATCCTCGGTAG